TCGCGCCGTCGATCAGCCCCCGGACCGCGCCGCGGATCGAGGCCACGTGCGGCTCCATTCGTTCTGCCGGTGGGAGGACCATCACGACGAATCCCCCGCCCGCCAGGTATTTCAGACCGTGCTGCAGCATGTACAGGCTGGACTTGACGTCCGCATTGAGGAGCTCGTACCACTCGCTCTCCTGCAGCTCGAGGAACGGGGTCTTGCTTTCGGCGGCGGTCACGTGAACGATCCCGTCCAGCATGCCGAAGAGCTCCTCCACCTTCTCGAACGTTCCCGCGACATCCAGCGCGACCGACATGTCTCCACGAATGGGAATGGCCGTGGTGCCGAGCGTTTCCACCTCGGAGGCGACCGCGGTGGCGAGCTCCACGTCCGGGTCCACCGCGATGACCGTCGCACCGTTCCGGCCGTACGCCTTGGCGATCGAGCGACCGTACCCCCGGCCCGCTCCGGTGACCATAACGATACGTCCTGATAGGCCCAACAGGTCCCGTGACATCACGATCATTGTACGGGATAAAGCCGGCGGGGCTTCGCCCCCGGCGGAGGCAGGGTATCCTGGGGGCGGTGGAAGTATACCTGGGCACCGGCGGATACGCGAACGACGACTGGATCGGGCCGTTGTACCCGCCCGGCACGAAACCCGCGGCGTACCTCTCGATCTACGCGCGGCACTTCAACGCGGTCGAGTTGAACGCGAGCTTCTACGCGATCCCCGGCGTGAAGGCCTTCGAGGGCATGCTGCGCCGCAGCGAGGGGCGCGTGCGCTTCGCGGTGAAGCTCCACCGCTCCATGACGCACGAACGCACCGCGACCGACGAAACGTACCGGCGCTTGTTTGAGTCCGTTCGCCCCCTCGCCGAAGCGGGCGTGCTGGGGCCGTTTCTCGCCCAGTTCCCGTACGCCTTCCACCGCACTCCGGAGAACCGGCGGTACCTCCTGGACCTGGTGGAACGCTTCGAGGGGTACCGGCTCGCGGTGGAGTTCCGGCACGCCTCCTGGGACCGAGAAGCGGTACGGGCCGCGTTCCGGGAACGCGGCCTCATCTGGGTGGCGAACGACTACCCGCCCTTAAAAGGCCTGCCCAAGCCCGTGCTTTACGTGACCGCGGAGGCGGCGTACCTTCGGTTTCACGGGCGCAACACCCGCACGTGGTGGGAGGGGAAGACCCAGGCCGAGCGGCATGACTACCTCTACACCCCGGACGAGCTCGCCCCCTGGGTCCGCGCCCTCACCGAACAGCAAGAAACGATACGCGAGGCTTGGCTCATCTTCAACAACACCACGAACGGCCACGCCCTCCGGAACCTCGCCATGATGAAGGCGCTCCTGGAGGCCGCGGGCCTCGAGGCCCCCATCGATCCCCCGCGGCCGTAAGTGTTCCTCCACACCGAATTCAAGGGGTGGAGGCGTGCTACGCTGGAGGTACCTGGCCAAAGGGGGATGAGCATGCAAGGGTTATTCGCTCGGTCCATTTGGTTGTTCGCATTCTTGGGCGTGCTGGGGTTTTTCCTGGGTATTGCCGACGGTGAGGTGGACCTCCTCGACCTCGCCTCGCTTATGTCCACCGCCCTTGGCAAGTACGGTCGTTTGGGTGCGTAACTCCCCCCGGCACGCGCCCCGGGCTTCGCGGTTAAAGGCTGCGGGGGGCGTGTGCCAACCGTTGAAGCGCCCCCGCCACGCGGCGGGGGCTTTCGGGTTAGGGAACCTTGGGGCGGGTCAGGATGCGGACCGTGAGGATCCGGTCCCACCGCGCGCGCGGCGTGCGGTCCGTGGGCTGGAGCCGCTCGAGGACCTCCATGCCCTCCACGACCCGGCCGAAGATCGTGTACTGCCCCGTGAGGTGAGGGGCGGGGCCGTAGGTGATGAAGAACTGGCTGCCGTTCGAGTTCGGATCCGCGGTGCGCGCCATGCCTACCACGCCCGCTCGGTCGAAGGCCAAGTCCGGCGCGATCTCCAAGCCAAAACTGTACCCCGGACCGCCCGTCCCGGTCCCGGTCGGGTCCCCCGTCTGCGCCACGAACCCCGGGATTACCCGGTGCCACACGACCCCTTCGAAGTACCGGTGGAGCGCGAGGAAGACGAACGAGTTCACCGTGTTCGGAGCGGCGTCCTCCAGGAGGTCGATCCGCACCGTGCCTTGGGTGGTCTCGAGCTCCGCGTAGTAGTCCCACCGCGTCCGGTCGATCACCGCTTCGGGCGCCGTAAAGGCGCGCACGGGCTCCGGGGACAGGTACTCCAAGGGTTGCATATCGTCTCCTTTGCAGGCCACCAGGGCCAGGGCGAGCCACACAAGCCGGGCCTTCATAGAAAACGGGCGCAGGAGACCGTCGGCTTTAGCCGACGGAGGAATGCGCCCTCACCTCCTTTTGCATGATACGCTATAGTGGTTTCGTGCAGACCCTCACGGTGCGTTGCACCCTGAAGCCCGCCCTTGAACAGGCCGAGGCCCTGGAGGCCACAGTCCAGCTCTTCATGGAGGGGTGCAATTACGCCCTGAGGGTGGCCAAGGAGCGAGGGGAGTTCCGCCGTTTCCGACTCCACCACCTGGTCTACAAGGACCTCCGGGCGATGGGGCTCAGCGCGAACCTCGCCGTGCAGGCCATCGCCCGGGTCGGCAGGAAAAAGGGCAGCCGGGCCAAGTTCTACCAGCCCACCTCCGTGGCCTACGACCAGCGCACCCTGTCCCTGCGCATGGCTGACGAGACCGTCTCCCTGACCACGGTCAAAGGCCGGCTTCGCATCCCCCTTAAGCTCGGCAACTACCAGCGCCACCTCCTGCGCAAAGCCAAGAGCGTCCAGGGGGGCGTCCTTACGAAGGGCCCCAAGGGGAAGTGGTACATCCACCTCACCCTGCGGGTGGAAACCCCCGAGCCTCCTGGCGGAGGGGGCCGGGTGGTGGGCGTGGACCTGGGGCAGAAGGCCCTCGCCACCCTCTCCGCGGGGCACCGGTTTTCGGGCGGGCGCCTGAAGAGCGTGAGGCTGCGCTACCTCCAGAAGCGGGCCGAGGTCCGGAGTAAACTGGACCGCCCTTCCGAACGCACCAGGGGCCTGAAGCGCCTTTGGGCACGGCTTTCCGGTCGGGAGGCCCGCTTCGTAAATAGCGCCCTGCACGCCCTCACCCGGCGCATCGTAGACCTGCTGGAACCCGGCGACATCCTCGCCCTGGAGCACCTCACGGGGCTCAGGGGGAGGACCTCCAAGCGAGGGAGGAAGGGGCGTCACCTGCACAACCTCTGGCCCTACGGGAGACTTCGCTTCCTCCTTGAGTACAAGGCCCGGCTTAAGGGGGTGCGAGTGGTCTACGTGGACCCCAGGCACACCAGCCGGGAATGCCCGCGCTGCGGTCACGTTTCCAAGGTAAACCGCCGAAGCCAAGCCCTTTTCCGCTGCGAGGCTTGCGGGTTCCAGCACAACGCGGACTGGGTGGCGAGCGTGAACATCGCCCGGAGGGCGTTGGCCCAAGGAGCGGGCTCCGCGGGCCCGGGCCACGGTCAGCTGGCCCTGGTGCTGGGGCATCGCCTTAAGCATCTTCACCTCCCGGCAAGCTGACGGCTTTAGCCGTCAGTAGCTGACCCTAGATCCGGGGGAGGGTCACGCCGGTCTGGCCCTGGTACTTGCCCTTGCGGTCCCGGTAGGTGACCTCTGGGCGCTCCCCCTCGAAGAACAGAATCTGCACGATGCCCTCCCCGGCGTAGACCTTGGCGGGCAGGGGGGTGGTGTTGGAGATTTCGAGGGTCACGTGCCCCTCCCAGCCGGGCTCGAGGGGGGTGACGTTCGCGACCAGCCCGACGCGGGCGTACGTGCTCTTGCCCACGGCGATGCCGATGACGTTCTCGGGCATGCGGATGTACTCGATGGAGCGGGTGAGGACGAAGGAGTTCGGCGGGATGATGACCTCGTCCCCCTCGTGCTCCACGAAGCTCTTGGGGTCGAAGCGCTTGGGGTCGAGCACGGGCCCCCAGACGTTGGTGAAGATTTTCCACTCGGGCGCGGCGCGGAGGTCGTACCCGAAGGAGGAGAGGCCGTAACTCACCACG
This region of Marinithermus hydrothermalis DSM 14884 genomic DNA includes:
- a CDS encoding RNA-guided endonuclease InsQ/TnpB family protein, which codes for MIRYSGFVQTLTVRCTLKPALEQAEALEATVQLFMEGCNYALRVAKERGEFRRFRLHHLVYKDLRAMGLSANLAVQAIARVGRKKGSRAKFYQPTSVAYDQRTLSLRMADETVSLTTVKGRLRIPLKLGNYQRHLLRKAKSVQGGVLTKGPKGKWYIHLTLRVETPEPPGGGGRVVGVDLGQKALATLSAGHRFSGGRLKSVRLRYLQKRAEVRSKLDRPSERTRGLKRLWARLSGREARFVNSALHALTRRIVDLLEPGDILALEHLTGLRGRTSKRGRKGRHLHNLWPYGRLRFLLEYKARLKGVRVVYVDPRHTSRECPRCGHVSKVNRRSQALFRCEACGFQHNADWVASVNIARRALAQGAGSAGPGHGQLALVLGHRLKHLHLPAS
- the dcd gene encoding dCTP deaminase, with the protein product MSIKPDSWIRKMALEHGMIEPFEERLVREGVVSYGLSSFGYDLRAAPEWKIFTNVWGPVLDPKRFDPKSFVEHEGDEVIIPPNSFVLTRSIEYIRMPENVIGIAVGKSTYARVGLVANVTPLEPGWEGHVTLEISNTTPLPAKVYAGEGIVQILFFEGERPEVTYRDRKGKYQGQTGVTLPRI
- a CDS encoding peptidylprolyl isomerase, encoding MKARLVWLALALVACKGDDMQPLEYLSPEPVRAFTAPEAVIDRTRWDYYAELETTQGTVRIDLLEDAAPNTVNSFVFLALHRYFEGVVWHRVIPGFVAQTGDPTGTGTGGPGYSFGLEIAPDLAFDRAGVVGMARTADPNSNGSQFFITYGPAPHLTGQYTIFGRVVEGMEVLERLQPTDRTPRARWDRILTVRILTRPKVP
- a CDS encoding DUF72 domain-containing protein gives rise to the protein MEVYLGTGGYANDDWIGPLYPPGTKPAAYLSIYARHFNAVELNASFYAIPGVKAFEGMLRRSEGRVRFAVKLHRSMTHERTATDETYRRLFESVRPLAEAGVLGPFLAQFPYAFHRTPENRRYLLDLVERFEGYRLAVEFRHASWDREAVRAAFRERGLIWVANDYPPLKGLPKPVLYVTAEAAYLRFHGRNTRTWWEGKTQAERHDYLYTPDELAPWVRALTEQQETIREAWLIFNNTTNGHALRNLAMMKALLEAAGLEAPIDPPRP
- a CDS encoding SDR family NAD(P)-dependent oxidoreductase produces the protein MSRDLLGLSGRIVMVTGAGRGYGRSIAKAYGRNGATVIAVDPDVELATAVASEVETLGTTAIPIRGDMSVALDVAGTFEKVEELFGMLDGIVHVTAAESKTPFLELQESEWYELLNADVKSSLYMLQHGLKYLAGGGFVVMVLPPAERMEPHVASIRGAVRGLIDGATAVFPDTVRVNAVLPNRDPAGDEHDQALVRAVLGLGSMVSEGVRGEVVPVKLSEPPQPPELFDLLSDLP